A region of Theileria annulata chromosome 2, complete sequence, *** SEQUENCING IN PROGRESS *** DNA encodes the following proteins:
- a CDS encoding autophagy protein 8I, putative (chr2.cand.180), translating into MVVNLDEELDDILAERKNEVSRLRSKFRNRIPVICIPSHNNPFKIERSKFLVPVNMMYGEFKYLLQKHLNCQLMDDPHYYGKNSTVYLYVNNKIPKMSTLLGDLFRKHKSEDGILYMVYSSENTLG; encoded by the exons atGGTAGTGAATTTAGATGAGGAGTTGGATGATATACTAg cAGAGAGGAAAAATGAGGTTTCAAGGTTAAGATCTAAATTTAGAAACAGGATTCCCGTAATTTGTATACCTTCTCATAACAATCCATTTAAAATCGAAAGATCaaa GTTCCTCGTACCAGTGAATATGATGTACGGCGAATTTAAATACTTACTACAAAAACACTTAAATTGCCAATTAATGGACGATCCTCATTATTATGGAAAAAACAGCACTGTATACTTATATGTAAACAATAAAATACCCAAAATGTCCACTCTTCTGGGTGATTTATTCAGAAAACACAAATCCGAAGACGGAATTTTGTATATGGTTTATTCAAGTGAAAACACACTGGGATAA
- a CDS encoding uncharacterized protein (all_bases.C.cand.293 - hypothetical protein), whose translation MAVVNKFLGLSLRGDYLSYSLIFNNTLHNLGSIDIKSSSSDHFPKINSVLSIIKSEVDKEDSTSVDSNNNNGWNVGIYHDPVPNKHNFDQNKFYSFCRIKTIIECSCSVTLSTSPLTISSSELCKTIGNLNYSMLCLAKVSNSKISNIDEVVKFSSTVLSKFISSPSTVQFDGIATSWATALSLKRRLSLDSLVLSENDTLKIQARLKNDKVVNDLISNIEQTKNDKSHLKNALERRVHKLVQDYVENIVQFVD comes from the exons atgGCAGTTGTGAACAAATTTTTGGGTCTTTCTCTAAGAGGAGATTACCTATCatattctttaatatttaacaaCACTCTTCATAATTTGGGCTCCATTGACATTAAATCGTCTTCTTCAGACCATTTCCCCAAAATCAACTCAGTTCTATCCATAATAAAGTCTGAAGTGGATAAGGAAGATTCCACTTCCGTGGATTCCAACAATAATAATGGCTGGAATGTTGGAATATACCACGATCCGGTTCCAAATAAGCATAATTTTGACCAGAATAAGTTCTACAGCTTCTGTAGAATCAAGACTATTATAGAATGTTCATGCAGTGTAACTTTAAG tACTTCTCCTCTCACAATTTCAAGCTCAGAGCTCTGTAAAACTATCGGTAACTTGAATTATTCTATGCTTTGTTTAGCAAAGGTATCTAACTCTAAGATATCAAACATTGATGAAGTTGTCAAATTCTCCTCGACTGTTTTATCAAAGTTTATTAGTTCTCCTTCAACAGTTCAGTTTGACGGGATTGCGACTTCGTGGGCTACCGCCTTATCATTAAAG AGGAGGCTTAGCCTTGATTCTCTGGTTTTGTCTGAAAACGACACTTTGAAAATCCAGGCCAGACTTAAAAACGACAAGGTCGTCAATGACCTAATAAGTAATATTGAGCAAACTAAAAATGACAAGAGTC ATTTGAAAAATGCACTCGAGAGAAGAGTTCACAAACTTGTACAGGATTATGTGGAGAATATTGTCCAATTTGTTGATTGA
- a CDS encoding uncharacterized protein (all_bases.cand.1520 - hypothetical protein, some conservation), giving the protein MESSNSDQPNHRTFVIETSQDVSKFLDKSEQEEVYNRYSDVTLVLNSLENGVGNLYLTNLKLIWLNSDPSRHSYSFPYKSMMFHAISKDTNLFKNPCVFIQLNVTEDEEDNHSLLLSPDDSSLVESIFESLSKMSSFNESCSSDEDDSNCEIYEE; this is encoded by the exons ATGGAATCGTCAAACTCAGATCAACCGAATCATAGAACTTTTGTAATAGAAACGTCTCAAGATGTTTCCAAATTTCTCGACAAATCTGAACAAGAAGAAGTCTATAATCGATATTCAGATGTCACGTTGGTACTAAACAGCTTGGAGAATG GAGTTGGGAACCTATATCTAACGAATCTGAAGTTAATCTGGCTAAACTCGGATCCTTCAAGGCATTCATATTCATTTCCGTACAAATCAATGATGTTTCACGCGATATCTAAAGATACTA ATCTGTTCAAAAACCCTTGTGTTTTCATACAATTGAACGTAACTGAGGATGAAGAGGATAATCACTCACTACTACTATCACCTGACGACTCAAGTCTAGTTGAATCGATTTTTGAAAGCTTATCGAAAATGAGTTCATTTAATGAATCGTGTTCATCGGACGAAGATGACTCAAACTGC GAGATTTATGAAGAGTAg
- a CDS encoding molecular chaperone, putative (all_bases.C.cand.296 - signal peptide, apicoplast target sequence, DnaJ domain;~Apicoplast targetting peptide predicted by the PlasmoAP tool;~5 probable transmembrane helices predicted for TA12630 by TMHMM2.0 at aa 30-47, 137-159, 163-185, 197-219 and 333-350;~Signal anchor predicted for TA12630 by SignalP 2.0 HMM (Signal peptide probability 0.014, signal anchor probability 0.973) with cleavage site probability 0.005 between residues 17 and 18), whose amino-acid sequence MERYISLIFVLSPLIRFLCNPVRKWNQKRPYTGHFLTYFLIFLTILFKISKKEKNCFELLNVSPFSSFDVIRKSFKTVAFNLHPDRNNSKTSNEEYSNLVEKYKYISSPDNRYKYTRFYDLVRKDDRTFHEITILDLISLSVLKSCVSITTTFFMLFSNGEEILWHPLLVYAIFMMFFDLYLRLSNEPFFTTKLPFIRYYVTFEIIMIFNEFKAFFIHYSTLFPDETSISTSIGSSLLSNNLKVIDKLDFILNNFNFPSFSKDFKLEYATRNVFGEISEKVEETRVFLTLFTLVQNKIMRIYKEKWDYSWSKESKRNYEKLSKMGEKFTMEKGSIFSFIFICAITILNLLK is encoded by the exons ATGGAAAGGTATATATCACTCATATTCGTGCTATCGCCATTAATACGCTTTCTGTGTAACCCAG TTCGAAAATGGAATCAAAAAAGACCATATACCG GACATTTTTTGACATACTTTCTCATATTTCttactatattatttaaaatatcaaaaaagGAAAAGAATTGTTTTGAATTGTTAAATGTGTCACCGTTCTCATCGTTCGATGTCATCAGAAAGTCATTCAAGACGGTCGCATTTAACCTACACCCC GATCGCAACAACTCAAAAACATCCAACGAAGAATACTCAAACTTGGTCgaaaagtataaatatatttcatcACCTGATAATCGCTACAAATATACCAGATTTTACGATCTGGTTAGAAAGGATGATA GAACATTCCACGAAATCACTATATTGGACCTCATTTCCTTATCGGTCCTGAAGAGTTGTGTTTCCATTACAACTACTTTTTTCATGTTGTTTTCAAACGGAGAGGAGATATTATGGCATCCATTGCTCGTATATGCAATTTTTATGATGTTTTTTGATTTATATCTCCGACTATCGAACGAGCCATTTTTCACAACTAAACTTCCTTTCATTAGGTACTATGTAACATTTGAGATAATAATG ATTTTCAACGAATTCAAGGCATTTTTCATTCACTACTCGACTTTATTTCCCGATGAAACCAGTATTTCAACTTCAATTGGATCGAGCTTGCTCTCCAACAACTTAAAGGTCATCGATAAACTTGACTTtattttgaataattttaatttcccGTCATTTTCAAAGGATTTTAAGCTGGAATATGCTACAAGGAACGTGTTTGGTGAGATTTCAGAAAAAGTGGAAGAGACTAGGGTATTTTTAACTTTGTTCACTTTGGTTCAGAATAAGATAATGAGGATTTATAAAGAGAAGTGGGACTATTCTTGGTCTAAGGAATCGAAAAGGAACTACgaaaaattatctaaaatgGGA gAAAAATTTACGATGGAGAAGGGCTCcattttttcttttatttttatatgcGCGATAACgattttgaatttattaaagtAG
- a CDS encoding uncharacterized protein (chr2.C.cand.332 - hypothetical protein, possible transmembrane;~2 probable transmembrane helices predicted for TA12625 by TMHMM2.0 at aa 28-50 and 78-100) has protein sequence MDNNSESVVDVTSNPEDSINKRKPIHKILNPYTLSALAVGNVVWGYNIFRRINKLLNIRYSNPVNQIRRPESLANRLIAFKYFCIGGSIVPIVSLAYVLYNKNRLKLSGNSDDAKDDKQILKNINTIMSEYANNAGIRLENLSNGLKELVPESNLRGMGLDLKKDINKLRYFYSSSFPIGPGYLIFSSL, from the coding sequence ATGGATAATAACTCTGAGTCTGTTGTTGATGTTACTTCTAATCCTGAAGATTCTATTAACAAAAGGAAGCCTATccataaaatattaaatccaTATACGTTATCGGCATTAGCAGTGGGAAATGTAGTTTGGGgctataatattttcagaagaataaataaattgttgAACATTAGATATTCTAATCCAGTCAACCAAATAAGAAGACCGGAATCACTGGCTAACAGACTCATCGCATTCAAATACTTTTGTATTGGAGGCTCAATCGTACCAATTGTGTCCCTAGCATATGTATTGTATAACAAAAACAGGCTTAAACTTTCAGGAAACTCAGACGATGCTAAGGAtgataaacaaattttgaaaaacaTTAACACTATTATGTCAGAATATGCCAACAACGCAGGAATAAGACttgaaaatttatcaaacgGATTGAAGGAATTAGTTCCAGAATCAAACTTGAGAGGTATGGGCCTCGATTTAAAAAAGGATATAAACAAACTaaggtatttttattccTCATCATTCCCTATAGGTCCTGGTTatctaatattttctagcctataa
- a CDS encoding uncharacterized protein (chr2.C.cand.333 - WD40 protein), whose amino-acid sequence MNNKLILLNIVNLDDICIHSSSFSNCGRYLAFSYANNVSIYEVVSNINLKTLSDVNVDASFRSIIWIPYKNLDYYNLSDYRLFTVGLHGIINEWDLNLLRPKRSCTSYGGAIFSGVLSNNSDILIACDDGCVRSFSIWNEEFIEKKEELNFKKVHLRHNKRILSVCPVDDGRVFCGTSDSMILICDTNNDDYSNVIKITSNRNKKRVKNENEKREDEAVTEENNVHVWCLLYISSENTLVSGDSNGNVMFWDVSTFTMSHLFTQHNNDVLSLGLLNNDTLFSAGLDSKVTLYTNNKSSNAMLLNDQLGANMKELDNSTKDSTTGWSVSGFKYPIKGDIRTLCINHVYGIVGSAGSSGSISLLRAFKFFDSKKSMYKLIYPSVSKFIPVVSMNSTKTLALCRYKHHCDLWYIPVSNLASSRDSDTTSVSDRSSDVELFNDNFYSNVPYKLCQMKMNKNKGGINSCLLSPQGDVVAILNQVGIQILLVNLKELKVSQVKFEYQNLIVSSMAFISNFELMINHFSEDKYVFSIYNVKDGSLSTVKYLDFNKHVIKISVHYNHTLCDFPSTAQFKGGKVWCVYYCLDGNVYISDHDNFLYFMLPRFDSNSRICSVSFNDNCEFLIAFSTNFKYYVYDISARVIVKYQGLMIQTIPNRVYNNNSMILNSFCISNLVIVQTTHNIFYFKLNEEPFAMIDSQDSEVKTPVSIKHNDEREQNKIDRNTIDNEKNSYNEKNFNSQRNKNKNDKYKGRIVIGPRRLYNIPSIENTIYEPVRYVKTNKSYKHGVVKEKGKNESKTEIVKFTDESNSKYTNIVKNEFIVHTDILLKDGKVNIISFKANIKDDFVRKKRYGN is encoded by the exons ATGAATAACAAACttattttactaaataTTGTCAATTTAGATGATATTTGCATACATTCCTCCTCATTCTCTAACTGTGGGCGATATCTGGCTTTTTCATACGCCAACAATGTCTCAATCTATGAAGTAGTATCAAATATAAACCTAAAG aCCCTTTCGGACGTAAATGTAGACGCATCATTCAGATCAATAATCTGGATTCCATACAAAAATTTAGATTACTACAACTTATCAGATTATAGACTGTTTACAGTAGGACTACATGGAATAATTAATGAGTGggatttaaatttattgagACCAAAG AGATCTTGCACATCATACGGAGGAGCAATATTCTCAGGAGTCCtatcaaataattcagATATTTTAATAGCATGTGATGATGGATGCGTACGCTCATTCTCAATTTGGaatgaagaatttattGAGAAAAAAGAAGAACTCAATTTCAAAAAGGTACATCTACGACATAATAAAAGAATCCTGAGCGTTTGCCCAGTAGATGATGGAAGAGTGTTTTGCGGAACATCAGACTCAATGATCCTGATATGCGACACGAATAACGATGACTATAGTAATGTAATAAAGATAACATCGAACAGGAATAAAAAAAGagtaaaaaatgaaaatgagaAGAGAGAAGATGAAGCTGTAACAGAAGAAAATAACGTGCACGTCTGGTGTTTGTTGTATATTTCATCTGAAAACACACTGGTGAGCGGAGACTCTAACGGAAATGTTATGTTTTGGGACGTATCCACATTCACAATGTCCCATTTGTTCACTCAGCATAACAATGACGTTTTATCACTTGGCTTACTTAATAACGATACATTGTTTTCAGCAGGACTGGATAGCAAAGTCACGTTGTACACGAATAACAAATCATCCAACGCTATGCTCTTAAACGATCAACTGGGTGCAAATATGAAGGAACTGGATAATTCAACAAAAGACTCGACAACTGGTTGGTCAGTTAGTGGATTCAAATACCCAATTAAAGGAGATATTAGGACTTTGTGCATTAACCATGTCTATGGGATTGTTGGGAGTGCGGGAAGCTCAGGCTCTATTTCACTTTTGAGAGCATTTAAGTTTTTCGACTCCAAAAAGTCAATGTATAAACTTATTTACCCGAGCGTGTCCAAGTTTATTCCAGTAGTTTCAATGAATAGCACCAAGACGCTGGCACTGTGTAGATACAAACACCACTGTGATCTGTGGTATATCCCAGTCTCAAACCTGGCCTCAAGTAGAGATTCTGATACTACGTCGGTGTCAGACAGGTCGTCAGATGTGGAGTTATTTAACGATAACTTTTATAGTAATGTACCATATAAACTGTGtcaaatgaaaatgaacaAGAACAAAGGAGGGATTAATAGCTGTTTATTGTCACCTCAAGGAGATGTTGTTGCAATTCTGAACCAAGTAGGTATCCAAATTTTGTTGGTAAACCTTAAGGAGTTGAAGGTTTCACAAGTCAAATTTGAGTACCAAAACCTTATTGTCTCCTCAATGGCATTCATATCAAACTTTGAACTAATGATCAACCACTTTTCTGAGGATAAATATGTGTTTAGTATTTACAATGTTAAAGATGGATCGCTGTCAACTGTTAAATACCTAGATTTCAACAAACatgtaataaaaatttctGTACATTATAATCACACGCTTTGCGATTTTCCAAGCACCGCTCAATTCAAAGGAGGCAAAGTTTGGTGTGTGTATTACTGTTTGGACGGGAACGTTTACATTTCAGACCACGAcaattttttgtattttatgtTGCCTAGGTTCGACTCAAACTCCAGGATCTGCTCAGTGTCGTTTAATGACAATTGCGAGTTCCTCATAGCCTTCTCGACGAACTTTAAGTACTACGTCTACGACATATCTGCTCGGGTCATTGTTAAATACCAGGGCCTGATGATCCAAACTATTCCAAACCGAGTTTACAATAACAACTCAATGATTTTAAACTCGTTTTGTATCTCAAATTTGGTTATAGTCCAAACTACTCATAACATTTTCTACttcaaattaaatgaagaaCCCTTTGCTATGATAGATTCTCAGGATTCTGAAGTTAAGACTCCAGTCTCAATTAAACACAATGATGAACGTGAGCAAAATAAGATTGATAGAAATACTATTGATAATGAAAAGAATTCTTATAATGaaaagaattttaatagtCAAAggaataaaaataagaatgataaatataaaggTAGGATTGTTATTGGACCTAGAAGACTGTATAATATTCCATCAATTGAGAACACAATATACGAACCAGTGCGTTATGTAAAGACAAATAAAAGCTATAAACAcggagtagttaaggaaAAGGGTAAAAACGAAAGTAAAACCGAGATTGTAAAATTCACGGACGAGTCAAATAGCAAGTACACGAATATAGTTAAGAATGAATTTATCGTACATACTGACATCCTGTTGAAGGACGGCAAAGTGAACattatatcatttaaaGCGAATATAAAGGACGATTTCGTAAGAAAGAAGCGATATGGAAATTGA
- a CDS encoding trna methyl transferase, putative (all_bases.C.cand.295 - PF03054 tRNA methyl transferase, signal peptide, apicoplast target sequence;~1 probable transmembrane helix predicted for TA12620 by TMHMM2.0 at aa 5-27): MFKNVVLLYNYLFFIFLNHFNIIFVIHCNFAYSISYNNKFINNIEILNKRNNISKNNNLLYPYLFIYNRIYNKCCKNEPFRANSDTKHTLTSTLQHNYNDLNEKIKHRIESESSCLLEDNLNKSDFVQELARLGRSIYSNIPTPTLFKSVPNGINLLKSFNSNDFNSLGCNGRDYFLVKSPVPVDYKLLDDCSSSIYISIHLDKDKKIYLDGISDSFVFKGIISLLISLIGWKNSTEVEVDNVKKHKFFKKVIDHGIISENSLNSILNHIKNELKKQDNPTKGPKRTSMFQSPRSKKRVAVLVSGGVDSSLALWIMKSRGFDVQAFHLKVNDLSNGPGLCSSNDISYAMEVCNILRVTLHVLPFSQVYDKHILSDVLDDYRKGEVPNPDILCNSRIKFGEFLKMATDWGFDYVATGHYATLCDDFFTKEQIKSPSYLDGCTSINGYYRIKRLCLSTDTVKDQTYFLSRLNQNQMSRLIFPIGNILKTQVRDFAKTVGLPTYNKKDSFGLCFLEDLDLSEYLTKTLGESRGPIVEYETNKVIGEHNGLYNFTIGQKKTINNYLNPKHVGNTPKYVVKKDIYKNTLYVSASYNEDFFTNPRGIRSSFKVRDFFWNTPDYKDLINKVQSEVSDNFKFKVKLRHTPNYNYCNINFKGDEATDLQKWLPTTYELAAATIASVDNSKCSIKMIQLILTFCTIEDVGFIHTADSKATTIALFFIFGSNKDEKDGTSIELEDIVHEPAPSEHGSKKSPSELHIYEIGKPIDYLDWKQHKRTNSSQSGRNGTHGKTHTEKRRNSDPTKRSKVHKPQRITSELEQKTKPNSPQQTTTKQQTNTKEQNTNKQQSSVEQKTKADQSGPITRPFISPSVLKPSEKAERVFSSNEKPAVQQRLFKPRENKYQKRTERYDTDMDFEKIFNPVHENAKDDEPGSYMPFESIYDLSLDKCRLNKAFPPKGKPAGHKFECIDLDVIRVSKDFKNISLVNANVIHPKSNTHKICKISFDNKVLVDKVDDSMEFTAVVLEHVRSISILSVISTNPNMERSAIQFVITGKDKINVMNDYVSVMSTILKSEL; encoded by the exons atgttCAAAAATGTTGttttattgtataattatttattttttatatttttaaatcattttaatataatttttgtaattcATTGTAATTTCGCCTATTCCATCTCATACAACAACAAATTCATAAATAATATCGAGATTCTAAACAAAAGAAACAATATTTCAAAGAATAATAACTTGTTATATCCATACCtattcatttataataGAATTTACAACAAATGTTGTAAAAATGAGCCATTTCGAGCCAATTCTGATACTAAACACACCTTAACATCAACTTTACAACACAAttataatgatttaaatgaaaaaattaaacatagAATAGAATCTGAGTCTTCATGTTTGCTAGAggataatttaaataagaGTGATTTTGTACAAGAATTGGCAAGACTAGGAAGGTCAATTTACTCTAATATACCTACACCCACACTCTTTAAATCAGTACCTAATGGAATAAACCTTTTAAAGTCATTCAACTCAAACGATTTTAATTCCTTAGGATGCAATGGAAGAGATTACTTTCTAGTGAAGTCACCAGTTCCAGTAGATTATAAACTACTCGATGACTGCTCTTCATCAATATACATATCAATACACCTAGATAAGGAtaagaaaatatatttagatGGGATTTCTGATAGTTTTGTATTTAAAGGGATTATATCGTTACTAATATCGTTGATTGGCTGGAAAAATTCTACGGAAGTGGAAGTTGATAACGTGAAGAAAcataaattctttaaaaaaGTCATTGATCATGGAATAATTAGTGAAAATTCACTTAACTCGATTTTAAATCACATTAAAAATGAGTTGAAAAAACAAGATAATCCAACAAAAGGGCCCAAAAGGACATCGATGTTCCAGTCACCAAGATCTAAAAAGAG aGTTGCGGTACTTGTGAGTGGAGGAGTTGATTCATCTTTGGCGTTATGGATTATGAAGAGTCGAGGATTCGATGTACAAGCATTTCACTTAAAAGTGAATGATCTTTCGAATGGACCAG gACTGTGCTCATCAAATGATATCTCATACGCAATGGAAGTGTGCAATATCCTGCGAGTAACTCTTCACGTTCTACCCTTCTCACAAGTTTACGATAAACACATACTATCTGATGTACTCGATGATTACAG GAAAGGAGAAGTTCCGAATCCAGACATTTTGTGCAATAGTAGAATTAAGTTTGGGGAGTTTTTGAAAATGGCAACTGATTGGGGGTTTGATTACGTTGCCACAGGACATTACGCAACTCTGTGCGACGACTTTTTTACAAAAgaacaaattaaatcacCCAGCTATTTGGATGGATGCACATCAATCAATGGGTACTACCGAATTAAAAGGCTGTGCTTATCCACTGACACCGTAAAAGACCAGACTTACTTCCTGAGTAGACTTAATCAGAATCAAATGTCTAGGTTAATATTTCCAATTGGTAACATTTTAAAGACCCAG gtgCGAGATTTTGCTAAAACAGTCGGTCTTCCAACATATAATAAGAAGGATTCCTTCGGATTATGCTTCTTAGAGGACTTGGATTTATCGGAATATTTAACAAAGACACTGGGTGAGAGTCGAGGTCCCATAGTTGAATATGAAACTAATAAAGTCATTGGTGAGCATAACGGTTTGTACAACTTTACAATTGGACAAAAGAAGACTATAAACAATTATCTAAACCCTAAACATGTCGGAAATACACCAAAATATGTCGTTAAGAAGGATATTTACAAAAACACACTCTACGTGAGTGCAAGTTACAATGAGGATTTTTTCACTAATCCTAGAGGAATTAGGTCAAGTTTTAAAGTTAGAGACTTTTTTTGGAATACTCCAGACTATAAagatttgataaataaagtTCAATCTGAAGTTtcagataattttaaatttaaagttaAGTTAAGGCACACACCAAATTACAACTACTGcaacattaattttaaaggcGATGAAGCCact GATCTGCAAAAATGGTTACCAACAACATATGAGTTAGCAGCAGCAACAATAGCTTCCGTGGACAATTCTAAATGCAGCATTAAAATGATCCAATTGATTTTAACTTTTTGCAct ATTGAAGATGTTGGATTCATACATACCGCCGACTCCAAGG CCACAACTATCGCATTGTTTTTCATATTTGGAAGCAATAAAGATGAAAAAGATGGAACGTCAATTGAACTTGAGGATATTGTTCATGAACCAGCGCCTTCAGAACATGGCTCAAAAAAATCACCTTCTGAACTGCACATTTATGAAATTGGCAAACCCATTGATTATTTAGATTGGAAACAACATAAAAGAACAAATTCATCACAATCAGGCCGTAATGGCACACATGGTAAGACTCATACAGAAAAGCGTAGGAATTCTGATCCAACTAAGAGATCAAAAGTACACAAACCACAAAGAATTACATCAGAATTAGAACAAAAAACAAAACCGAATAGTCCTCAACAAACCACTACTAAACAACAAACTAATACTAAAGAACAAAATACTAATAAACAACAAAGTAGTGTTGAACAAAAGACTAAAGCTGATCAGTCGGGACCTATTACAAGACCTTTTATATCTCCTTCAGTATTAAAACCTTCAGAAAAAGCAGAAAGAGTATTTTCCAGTAATGAAAAACCAGCTGTTCAACAGAGATTATTTAAGCCAAGAGAGAACAAATATCAAAAAAGGACAGAGAGATATGACACTGATATGGACTTTGAAAAGATTTTCAACCCAGTCCACGAAAATGCAAAGGATGATGAACCTGGAAGTTATATGCCATTTGAATCGATATATGATTTATCGTTAGATAAATGCAGGTTAAATAAGGCGTTTCCTCCCAAGGGGAAACCTGCTGGCCATAAATTTGAATGTATTGATCTGGATGTCATAAGAGTATCCAAAGATTTCAAAAACATTTCACTAGTTAATGCTAATGTAATCCATCCCAAATCAAATACTCATAAGATTTGCAAGATATCTTTTGACAACAAGGTTTTGGTTGATAAAGTTGATGACAGCATGGAGTTCACTGCGGTGGTTCTTGAGCACGTCAGGTCAATAAGTATTCTCTCTGTAATTTCAACAAATCCAAATATGGAAAGATCTGCAATACAGTTTGTTATAACGGGAAAGGacaaaataaatgtaatgAATGATTACGTTTCTGTAATGTCGacaatattaaaatcagAACTATAG